The following are from one region of the Veillonella nakazawae genome:
- a CDS encoding alanine/glycine:cation symporter family protein, with translation MEAMLNDAISTINGYLWSYFIIFILIGAGLFFTMTTNFVQIRMIKEMVRLVINGAGSSTEKNHVSSFQAFCVSTASRVGVGNIAGIAIAVVLGGPGAIFWMWVIALIGAATGFIESTLAQIYKEPVAKGGFYGGPAYYIRYGLNNKALSVLFAILISITYGWIYNSVQANTLAASLQVFNFDVSYTGAVVAILLGLIIFGGIHRVAKASEIIVPIMAVLYIATALFVVIMNITQFPHVIYTIISSAFEPVAAGGGLLGATVMNGIKRGLFSNEAGEGSVPNAAATAAVNHPVEQGLVQAFGVFLDTFIICTASAFIVLMVGDYSTTGLTGVALVQHNLEQQLGSWAPTAVAIFIVMFSFSSLIGNYYYGEINISHLTEKKFYLHLFRIGVIIMTFVGSIASLDLVWNLADLFMAFLVLTNISSIVRMGRTAGLALDDYIKQRKAGIETPVFNRSVLNHTYGIVWWGDGQTTDSSVPPTPVEATMEK, from the coding sequence ATGGAAGCAATGCTCAATGATGCTATTTCTACCATTAATGGCTATTTATGGAGTTATTTCATCATCTTTATCCTCATCGGCGCAGGTCTCTTCTTTACGATGACAACGAATTTTGTACAAATTCGTATGATCAAAGAAATGGTTCGCCTCGTAATCAATGGTGCAGGTAGTTCTACAGAAAAAAATCATGTATCCTCATTCCAAGCATTCTGTGTTAGTACCGCATCTCGTGTAGGTGTTGGTAATATCGCAGGTATTGCGATTGCTGTTGTACTCGGTGGTCCTGGTGCTATTTTCTGGATGTGGGTTATCGCTCTTATTGGTGCTGCTACAGGTTTCATCGAATCTACATTAGCACAAATCTACAAAGAACCTGTTGCTAAAGGCGGCTTTTACGGCGGCCCAGCATACTATATTCGCTATGGCTTAAACAACAAAGCATTATCTGTTTTATTTGCAATTTTGATCAGTATTACATACGGTTGGATTTACAACTCTGTACAAGCTAATACATTAGCTGCATCTCTTCAAGTATTCAACTTTGATGTATCCTATACAGGCGCTGTAGTAGCAATACTTCTTGGCCTCATTATTTTTGGTGGTATTCATCGCGTTGCAAAAGCATCTGAAATCATCGTTCCTATCATGGCGGTTTTATATATTGCTACTGCATTATTCGTAGTCATTATGAATATCACTCAATTCCCACATGTAATCTATACTATTATCTCCTCTGCTTTTGAACCAGTAGCAGCAGGTGGTGGCTTATTAGGTGCTACTGTAATGAATGGTATTAAACGTGGTCTATTCTCCAACGAAGCCGGTGAAGGTTCTGTGCCTAATGCAGCGGCTACTGCGGCTGTTAACCATCCTGTTGAACAAGGTCTTGTACAAGCATTCGGTGTATTCCTTGATACATTTATCATTTGTACAGCTTCAGCATTCATTGTACTCATGGTTGGCGACTATAGCACAACAGGTTTAACTGGTGTTGCTCTAGTACAACATAACCTCGAACAACAACTTGGTTCTTGGGCACCAACAGCGGTAGCAATCTTTATCGTAATGTTCTCCTTCAGTTCCTTAATTGGTAACTATTACTACGGTGAAATTAATATTAGCCACTTAACAGAGAAGAAATTCTATCTTCATTTATTCCGTATTGGTGTAATAATCATGACATTCGTAGGCTCCATTGCCTCCCTTGATTTAGTATGGAATTTAGCCGATTTATTCATGGCCTTCTTAGTATTAACTAATATTAGTTCCATCGTACGTATGGGACGTACTGCAGGTCTTGCTCTTGATGACTATATCAAACAACGCAAGGCAGGCATCGAAACACCTGTATTTAACCGTTCTGTTCTTAATCATACATACGGTATCGTATGGTGGGGTGACGGTCAAACTACAGACTCTTCTGTACCTCCTACTCCAGTGGAAGCTACAATGGAAAAATAA
- a CDS encoding Glu/Leu/Phe/Val family dehydrogenase, which produces MSGYNPYENMLNTLDVAAEKLGYSRSEYEVLRHPERELKVAVPLQLDNGEVRVYEGYRCQHSTLRGSAKGGLRFHPDSDENEVRALAAWMTIKNAIANIPYGGGKGGIKVDPKTLNPRELERLTRNFVRRIAPIIGVNTDVPAPDVNTNAQIMSWIADEYSTLKGEWSPGIVTGKPIEVGGSLGRNEATGRGCLIALQSYLAKKNLDIKNLTVAVQGFGNVGSVGARLIAQAGAKVVAIGDVSVNIYNPNGIDVEKAYEYANSHGRSLEGYSEPGMTTIGAQELLAQPVDVLYMAALENQLNKDNMGNIQAKIILEGANGPTTNDADKYFYEKGIDIIPDVLANGGGVVVSYYEWVQNKASFYWTEEEVNERLTKNMQNSFEAVWEMQHKYNVPPRQAAYMVALERLVVETKWRGYNC; this is translated from the coding sequence ATGAGTGGTTATAATCCTTATGAAAACATGCTAAATACGTTAGATGTAGCAGCAGAAAAACTCGGTTATTCTCGTAGTGAGTACGAAGTATTACGTCATCCTGAACGAGAACTAAAAGTAGCTGTACCTCTTCAACTAGACAATGGTGAAGTTCGCGTATACGAAGGTTACCGTTGCCAACACTCCACATTACGTGGTAGCGCTAAAGGTGGTCTTCGCTTCCATCCTGACTCCGACGAAAACGAAGTTCGTGCATTGGCAGCTTGGATGACTATTAAAAATGCTATCGCTAACATTCCTTATGGCGGTGGTAAAGGCGGTATCAAAGTTGATCCTAAAACATTGAACCCTCGCGAATTAGAACGCTTAACTCGTAACTTTGTACGTCGTATTGCTCCTATCATTGGCGTAAATACTGACGTGCCTGCACCAGACGTAAATACAAACGCCCAAATCATGAGCTGGATTGCTGATGAATACAGCACATTAAAAGGCGAATGGAGCCCTGGTATCGTTACTGGTAAACCTATTGAAGTAGGCGGATCCTTAGGTCGTAATGAAGCGACTGGTCGCGGCTGTCTCATCGCATTACAAAGTTACTTAGCTAAGAAAAACTTAGACATCAAAAACCTTACTGTAGCAGTTCAAGGCTTCGGTAACGTAGGTTCCGTAGGTGCTCGCCTCATTGCGCAAGCAGGCGCTAAAGTTGTTGCTATCGGCGACGTAAGCGTTAACATCTACAACCCTAACGGTATTGATGTGGAAAAAGCATACGAATATGCTAACTCCCATGGTCGTTCCCTTGAAGGTTACAGCGAACCAGGTATGACTACAATTGGTGCCCAAGAATTATTGGCTCAACCAGTTGATGTATTGTACATGGCAGCTCTTGAAAACCAATTGAACAAAGACAACATGGGAAACATCCAAGCTAAAATCATCTTGGAAGGTGCTAATGGCCCTACTACTAATGATGCAGATAAATACTTCTATGAAAAAGGTATCGACATCATTCCTGACGTTCTTGCAAACGGCGGCGGCGTAGTTGTATCTTACTATGAATGGGTACAAAACAAAGCAAGCTTCTACTGGACTGAAGAAGAAGTTAATGAACGGTTAACTAAAAATATGCAAAATAGCTTTGAAGCAGTTTGGGAAATGCAACATAAATACAATGTACCTCCTCGTCAAGCAGCGTACATGGTTGCCCTTGAACGCCTCGTAGTAGAAACTAAATGGCGCGGCTACAACTGCTAA
- a CDS encoding transposase: MRYSYEFKRKAIELFNQGEWPETPTGVLTHTFHEQIIKWAKQEEFNGPEINKHNPDKRCWSPEKKYELVCQVLFGESIRSVSIRAGINTGQLYQWVHKYKTLGYNGLINKPKGRSPKDCKMKVPKTISPRELKESEYEELIRLRAEIAYIKAENEVIKKEIALREEKEAARLKAKKQRLSKRSTNKAIN, from the coding sequence ATGAGATATAGTTATGAATTTAAAAGAAAAGCAATTGAATTATTTAATCAAGGTGAATGGCCAGAGACGCCAACTGGAGTATTGACTCATACTTTTCACGAACAAATAATAAAATGGGCTAAACAGGAAGAGTTTAATGGCCCAGAAATCAATAAGCATAATCCAGATAAGCGATGTTGGTCTCCAGAGAAGAAATATGAGTTAGTATGCCAAGTATTATTTGGAGAATCTATCCGCTCTGTATCTATTAGGGCTGGAATTAATACTGGCCAACTGTATCAATGGGTTCATAAATACAAAACTTTGGGATACAATGGTCTTATTAATAAACCTAAAGGACGATCACCAAAGGATTGCAAAATGAAAGTACCTAAGACTATCTCACCTCGAGAGCTCAAAGAGAGTGAATATGAGGAACTTATTCGCTTACGAGCTGAAATTGCTTATATTAAAGCTGAAAATGAAGTCATAAAAAAAGAGATTGCCTTGAGAGAAGAAAAAGAGGCTGCGCGACTCAAGGCGAAAAAGCAGCGATTATCAAAACGCTCCACCAACAAGGCTATCAACTAA
- a CDS encoding IS3 family transposase, whose translation MIKTLHQQGYQLKHLLKAMPMSKSTYYFELTKVDLVDKRNTELKDEIQKIFTEHKGRYGVRRVYQELLNRGFVVNHKRVQRLMHIMGLAGKRPKEKYHSYKGKVGKVAENIVNRDFSTTAPLQKWTTDVSQFNFSWGKCYLSPILDMNTNEIVAYDLALSPNLEQISRMLEKAFKKFTNLSGLILHSDQGWQYQHKYFRRTLKEHGIIQSMSRKGNCYDNSVMETFFGRLKTEIYYGFEREYSSFNAFAAAIEEYINYYNNKRIQAKTKWMPPVKYREASMCLG comes from the coding sequence ATTATCAAAACGCTCCACCAACAAGGCTATCAACTAAAACATCTTTTGAAAGCTATGCCAATGTCCAAATCTACCTATTATTTTGAACTTACTAAAGTAGATCTTGTAGATAAAAGAAATACAGAGCTAAAAGATGAAATTCAAAAGATTTTTACAGAACATAAAGGCCGGTATGGTGTACGCCGTGTATATCAAGAGCTTCTTAATCGAGGCTTTGTAGTCAATCATAAACGAGTGCAAAGACTTATGCATATTATGGGGCTCGCAGGAAAGCGACCGAAAGAAAAGTACCACTCTTACAAAGGGAAAGTCGGTAAGGTAGCAGAAAATATCGTCAATAGAGATTTTAGTACAACTGCACCATTACAAAAATGGACTACTGATGTGTCTCAATTTAATTTCTCATGGGGAAAATGCTATTTGTCGCCTATTTTAGATATGAATACGAATGAGATTGTTGCTTATGACTTAGCATTAAGTCCTAACTTAGAACAAATTTCTCGTATGTTAGAGAAGGCATTCAAGAAGTTTACTAATCTTTCAGGATTAATCCTCCATTCTGATCAAGGATGGCAATACCAACATAAGTACTTTAGGAGAACACTCAAAGAGCATGGTATTATTCAATCTATGTCTCGAAAAGGAAATTGTTATGATAACTCTGTGATGGAAACCTTTTTTGGTAGATTGAAAACGGAAATATATTATGGTTTTGAGAGAGAATATTCATCTTTTAATGCTTTTGCAGCAGCGATAGAAGAATACATTAACTATTACAATAACAAAAGGATTCAAGCAAAAACAAAATGGATGCCCCCTGTGAAATACAGGGAAGCATCCATGTGTTTAGGCTAG
- a CDS encoding QueT transporter family protein, which produces MITTRKLTISAMVVALYIVVLYLTQSVSFGAYQIRIATSLYALAYAFPFLVIPMGIGNLISNFLFGGLGILDMMGGFGVGILTTGIIVGMRKLGLSAWWAILPIIFVPALCVPLWLSPLLGLPYWPLVLNLIVGQTIPAVLGSVLVKALISRPSMAALLGAFK; this is translated from the coding sequence ATGATTACTACACGTAAATTGACTATTTCTGCCATGGTTGTGGCATTGTACATCGTTGTACTATATTTAACGCAAAGCGTTTCTTTCGGAGCGTACCAAATTCGTATAGCAACATCATTATATGCACTTGCTTATGCCTTTCCGTTTTTGGTAATTCCAATGGGGATTGGTAACCTCATTTCTAACTTCCTATTCGGTGGTCTTGGTATCCTCGATATGATGGGAGGTTTTGGCGTTGGTATTTTAACAACAGGTATAATCGTAGGTATGCGTAAGCTTGGCCTTAGCGCTTGGTGGGCGATTCTACCGATTATCTTTGTTCCAGCATTATGTGTACCGTTATGGCTTAGCCCATTACTTGGCCTTCCATACTGGCCATTGGTATTGAACCTCATCGTAGGTCAAACAATTCCAGCAGTGCTTGGCTCTGTTTTGGTGAAAGCATTGATCAGCCGTCCTAGCATGGCTGCTTTATTAGGTGCTTTCAAATAA
- the queC gene encoding 7-cyano-7-deazaguanine synthase QueC has product MAQKQKAVVLFSGGVDSTTCLALAIERFGKDNVVPLSIQYGQKHSKELEAAASILAYYGIEGKTMDVTKLFAFSNCSLLTQSAEAIPQGSYKEQQETEGEGTVSTYVPFRNGLFLSAAASLALSLDCGYIYYGAHSDDAAGNAYPDCTEHFYKSMGDAIFEGSGKECSLEAPFINHNKADVVKEGLRLGVPYHLTWSCYEGGDKPCGHCGTCIDRAEAFRANGVEDPAL; this is encoded by the coding sequence ATGGCTCAAAAACAAAAGGCTGTTGTCTTATTTAGCGGTGGGGTAGATAGTACTACATGTTTAGCGCTAGCTATTGAAAGATTTGGCAAAGACAATGTAGTGCCGTTATCCATTCAATATGGTCAAAAACATAGTAAAGAACTAGAGGCTGCTGCATCTATTCTCGCTTATTATGGCATTGAAGGTAAAACGATGGATGTCACTAAATTGTTTGCCTTCAGCAATTGCTCTTTATTGACCCAATCCGCAGAGGCAATACCTCAAGGTTCATACAAGGAACAACAAGAAACAGAAGGGGAAGGTACGGTTAGCACCTATGTGCCATTTAGAAATGGTCTATTCCTATCTGCGGCGGCTTCCTTAGCCTTATCTCTAGACTGCGGCTATATCTACTATGGTGCCCATAGCGATGATGCGGCTGGTAACGCATACCCAGACTGTACAGAACACTTCTATAAATCCATGGGCGATGCTATCTTCGAAGGATCCGGCAAAGAATGCTCCTTAGAAGCACCATTCATCAACCATAACAAAGCAGACGTCGTAAAAGAAGGCCTACGACTCGGCGTACCATACCACCTAACATGGTCCTGCTACGAAGGCGGCGACAAACCATGCGGACACTGCGGCACCTGTATCGACAGAGCCGAAGCATTCCGCGCTAACGGCGTCGAAGACCCAGCTCTGTAG
- a CDS encoding exodeoxyribonuclease III, whose amino-acid sequence MKLISWNVNGLRAAVTKGFMESFNELDADIFCLQETKLQPDQISLELPGYEQYWNSAVKKGYSGTAVFTRIKPLSVTNGIGIEEHDQEGRVITAEYDNFYLVCCYTPNSQRELARLEYRMTWEDAFRNYLLELDKKKPVILCGDLNVAHQEIDLKNPKTNRKNAGFSDEERAKMTELLGAGFTDTFRHLYPDAIEEYSWWSYMGKARERNTGWRIDYFITSKRLDDKIQEAKIHQQIFGSDHCPVELDIDL is encoded by the coding sequence TTGAAATTAATTTCTTGGAATGTAAACGGCCTTCGTGCCGCTGTAACAAAAGGATTTATGGAATCCTTTAACGAACTGGATGCGGATATTTTCTGTTTACAAGAAACAAAATTGCAACCTGATCAAATTTCTTTGGAATTGCCGGGTTATGAGCAATATTGGAATAGTGCTGTGAAAAAAGGCTATAGTGGTACGGCTGTATTCACGCGTATTAAACCGTTGTCCGTAACTAACGGTATCGGCATTGAAGAGCACGATCAAGAGGGCCGTGTTATTACTGCTGAATATGACAATTTCTATTTAGTATGCTGCTATACGCCAAATAGCCAACGTGAATTGGCTCGTCTTGAGTACCGCATGACTTGGGAAGATGCATTCCGCAACTATTTGCTTGAATTAGATAAGAAAAAACCAGTCATTCTCTGTGGAGACCTTAACGTGGCTCACCAAGAAATCGACCTTAAAAATCCTAAGACGAACCGTAAAAATGCAGGCTTCTCCGACGAAGAGCGTGCAAAAATGACCGAACTGTTAGGTGCTGGTTTCACAGATACATTCCGTCACCTGTATCCAGATGCAATTGAGGAATATAGCTGGTGGTCTTATATGGGCAAGGCTCGTGAACGAAATACGGGATGGAGAATTGACTATTTCATCACCTCTAAACGTCTTGACGACAAAATTCAAGAAGCTAAAATTCACCAACAAATCTTTGGCTCTGATCACTGCCCAGTAGAATTAGATATCGATTTATAA
- a CDS encoding sulfurtransferase, with translation MSNFITPKELLACLDEVIILDARGYQDYKQGHIKGAFPVDLDKDLTGPVGEHGGRHPLPDMERLAHTFESYGITRDSKVVVYDSWLFLAGRLWWTLRYMGLTDVRVLSGGVERWVKEGHVLTKEPTPLPTEPSVFNYELQTHMVMSRDEVLKASESGDHVIIDARAPFRYDGSQVDTMDGMTGHIPGAVNHFYESGYTVDGPKSVKDLEAQYYNEIYQNRPVVTYCGSGVTACNALLTMSEVGLESALYVGSSSDWVTYDGFPLKTGVETLR, from the coding sequence ATGTCAAATTTCATCACTCCTAAAGAGTTATTAGCTTGTCTCGATGAGGTTATCATCTTAGATGCTCGAGGTTATCAAGATTATAAACAAGGTCATATTAAGGGGGCTTTTCCTGTAGATTTAGATAAGGATTTAACAGGCCCTGTAGGTGAGCATGGCGGTCGTCATCCATTACCAGATATGGAGCGTTTGGCTCATACTTTTGAGTCTTACGGGATTACTCGTGATTCCAAGGTTGTTGTATATGACTCTTGGCTTTTCTTAGCGGGACGTTTATGGTGGACGTTGCGTTACATGGGCTTAACGGATGTACGCGTATTGTCTGGTGGTGTTGAGCGTTGGGTTAAGGAAGGCCATGTTCTAACTAAAGAACCAACTCCGCTACCTACAGAACCGTCTGTTTTTAACTATGAATTGCAAACGCATATGGTTATGAGTCGTGATGAGGTACTCAAGGCTAGTGAAAGTGGTGACCATGTTATCATCGATGCTCGTGCACCGTTCCGTTACGATGGATCTCAAGTAGATACGATGGATGGCATGACTGGTCATATTCCTGGTGCTGTTAATCATTTTTATGAAAGTGGTTATACCGTAGATGGTCCTAAGTCTGTAAAAGATTTAGAAGCTCAGTATTATAATGAAATCTACCAAAATAGACCTGTAGTGACGTACTGTGGCTCAGGGGTAACCGCTTGTAATGCGCTGTTAACTATGAGCGAAGTAGGGCTTGAATCGGCTTTATATGTTGGCAGCTCTAGTGATTGGGTAACCTATGACGGTTTCCCACTTAAGACTGGTGTAGAAACATTACGATAA
- a CDS encoding tyrosine-type recombinase/integrase: MSEKRRDNKGRILKTGESQRKDGRYLYKYIDSFGEPQFVYSWKLVATDRVPAGKRDCISLREKIAELQKDIHDGIDVVGKKMTLCQLYAKQNAQRPKVRKNTETGRKYLMDILKKDKLGVRSIDSIKPSDAKEWAIRMSENGYAYQTINNYKRSLKASFYIAIQDDCVRKNPFDFQLKAVLDDDTVPKTVLTEEQEEKLLAFAKADKTYSKNYDEILILLKTGLRISEFGGLTLPDLDFENRLVNIDHQLLRDTEIGYYIETPKTKSGERQVPMVEEAYQAFKRVLANRKNDKRVEIDGYSDFLFLNRKNYPKVASDYNGMMKGLVKKYNKYNEDKLPHITPHSLRHTFCTNYANAGMNPKALQYIMGHANIAMTLNYYAHATFDSAMAEMKRLNKEKQQERLVA, translated from the coding sequence ATGTCAGAAAAAAGACGTGACAATAAAGGTCGAATCTTAAAGACTGGAGAGAGCCAACGAAAAGACGGAAGATACTTATACAAATATATAGATTCATTTGGAGAACCGCAATTTGTTTACTCGTGGAAACTTGTGGCTACAGACCGAGTACCAGCAGGAAAGCGTGATTGTATCTCACTTAGAGAGAAAATCGCAGAGTTACAGAAAGACATTCATGATGGTATTGATGTTGTAGGAAAGAAAATGACACTCTGCCAGCTTTACGCAAAACAGAACGCTCAAAGACCAAAGGTTAGAAAAAACACTGAAACTGGACGCAAATATCTTATGGATATTTTGAAGAAAGACAAGTTAGGTGTAAGAAGTATTGACAGTATTAAGCCATCAGACGCTAAAGAATGGGCTATTAGAATGAGTGAAAATGGTTATGCTTATCAAACCATCAATAACTACAAACGTTCTTTAAAGGCTTCATTCTATATTGCTATACAAGATGATTGTGTTCGGAAGAATCCATTTGACTTTCAACTGAAAGCAGTTCTTGATGATGATACTGTCCCTAAGACCGTACTAACAGAAGAACAGGAAGAAAAACTGTTAGCCTTTGCAAAAGCTGATAAAACCTACAGCAAAAATTATGATGAAATTCTGATACTCTTAAAAACAGGTCTTCGTATTTCAGAGTTTGGTGGTTTGACACTTCCAGATTTAGATTTTGAGAATCGTCTTGTCAATATAGACCATCAGCTATTGAGAGATACTGAAATTGGGTACTACATTGAAACACCAAAGACCAAAAGTGGCGAACGTCAAGTTCCTATGGTTGAAGAAGCCTATCAAGCATTTAAGCGAGTGTTAGCGAATCGAAAGAATGATAAGCGTGTTGAGATTGATGGATATAGTGATTTCCTCTTTCTTAATAGAAAGAACTATCCAAAAGTGGCAAGTGATTACAACGGCATGATGAAAGGTCTTGTTAAGAAATACAATAAGTATAACGAGGATAAATTGCCACACATCACTCCACATAGTTTGCGACATACATTCTGTACCAACTATGCAAATGCAGGAATGAATCCAAAGGCATTACAGTACATTATGGGACATGCTAATATAGCCATGACGCTGAACTATTACGCACATGCAACATTCGATTCTGCAATGGCAGAAATGAAACGCTTGAATAAAGAGAAGCAACAGGAGCGTCTTGTTGCTTAG
- a CDS encoding excisionase codes for MKQTDIPIWERYTLTIEEASKYFRIGENKLRRLAEENKNANWLIMNGNRIQIKRKQFEKIIDTLDAI; via the coding sequence ATGAAGCAGACTGACATTCCTATTTGGGAACGTTATACCCTAACCATTGAAGAAGCGTCAAAATATTTTCGTATTGGCGAAAACAAGCTACGACGCTTGGCAGAGGAAAATAAAAATGCAAATTGGCTGATTATGAATGGCAATCGTATTCAGATTAAACGAAAACAATTTGAAAAAATTATAGATACATTGGACGCAATCTAG
- a CDS encoding helix-turn-helix domain-containing protein — protein MKTQYPMIPFPLIVKATDGDTEAINQILHHYRGYITKRSLRLMKDEYGNQSMVVDEVLRGRMETRLITKILSFEIK, from the coding sequence ATGAAAACACAATATCCTATGATTCCCTTTCCTCTCATTGTAAAGGCAACAGATGGCGATACCGAAGCGATTAACCAGATTCTACATCATTACAGAGGGTACATAACGAAGCGTTCCCTACGACTTATGAAAGATGAATATGGCAATCAAAGTATGGTCGTTGATGAAGTCTTACGTGGAAGAATGGAAACCAGACTGATTACAAAGATTTTGTCATTTGAAATTAAGTAA